Proteins encoded in a region of the Leptotrichia sp. oral taxon 215 str. W9775 genome:
- a CDS encoding dTMP kinase produces the protein MGRLIIIEGTDGSGKQTQTGLLYEKLCEIKGREKVKKISFPNYESKASEPVKMYLAGEFGEKADSVNAYAASVLFSVDRFASFKMEWEEFYNNGGVVLSDRYTISNMIHQASKIKDREEREKYLDWLVDLEWNKIGIPEPDLVFFLDIPFDVSQKLMKDRRNKITGEKVKDIHEQDAEYLRNAYNIAKELAMKYKWNIVDCVENDKLRSIEEINGRMMEIILEKGI, from the coding sequence ATGGGAAGACTTATAATTATAGAAGGTACTGACGGTAGCGGAAAACAGACACAGACAGGACTTTTATATGAAAAATTGTGTGAAATAAAGGGTAGGGAAAAAGTAAAGAAGATATCTTTTCCAAATTATGAAAGCAAAGCTTCTGAGCCTGTAAAAATGTATCTTGCAGGAGAGTTTGGGGAGAAGGCTGACAGTGTGAATGCCTATGCGGCTTCAGTTCTGTTTTCAGTAGACAGATTTGCTTCATTTAAGATGGAATGGGAAGAATTCTATAACAATGGAGGTGTTGTACTGAGTGACAGATACACAATTTCCAATATGATTCATCAGGCGTCTAAAATTAAGGACAGGGAAGAGAGGGAAAAATATCTTGACTGGCTGGTGGATCTGGAATGGAATAAAATAGGAATTCCAGAGCCTGATTTAGTATTTTTTCTGGATATACCTTTTGATGTCAGTCAGAAACTTATGAAGGACAGAAGAAATAAGATAACAGGTGAAAAAGTAAAAGATATACATGAGCAGGATGCAGAATATTTAAGGAATGCCTATAACATAGCAAAGGAACTGGCTATGAAATATAAATGGAATATTGTGGACTGTGTGGAAAATGATAAACTGAGAAGTATTGAAGAAATAAATGGCAGAATGATGGAAATTATTCTGGAGAAAGGGATATAA
- the hisS gene encoding histidine--tRNA ligase: protein MISVLKGMKDRHSDDVRKYDFIVDTAKKVFSKYGFERIITPILEETELFRRSVGDETDVVSKEMYEFKDKGNRSVSMRPEGTAGVVRAYLEAGLHKSDPIVKWFYNGPMYRYEAPQKGRYREFHQVGAEIFGIRSPYLDAEIIRMGCEFLEKLGITGLTVEINSLGNIESRKKYIEDLKAFMAERLDKLSEDSKKRYEKNPLRALDSKDKGDQEQFKDAPKLYDYLDEESKKYFEDTKKYLELLNIKYVENSKLVRGLDYYSDTVFEIKSDKLGAQATVLAGGRYDRLLEILDNVKIPAIGFAAGMERIAMLMDEKLVENKENGVYVVYFDDTKEYFIKTLEELRKNDIKASFDYNPKSFGAQMKKANKINAEYVLILGEDEQKENVVTLKKFSTGEQEKYSLDEVIEIVK from the coding sequence ATGATAAGTGTTTTAAAGGGAATGAAGGATAGACATTCTGATGATGTTAGAAAATATGATTTTATAGTTGATACAGCAAAAAAGGTTTTTTCAAAATATGGATTTGAGAGAATAATAACTCCAATCCTTGAGGAAACTGAGCTTTTTAGAAGAAGTGTCGGAGATGAAACAGATGTGGTGTCAAAAGAAATGTATGAATTTAAGGATAAAGGAAACAGAAGCGTGTCAATGCGTCCAGAAGGAACAGCGGGAGTTGTAAGAGCCTATCTTGAGGCCGGTCTGCACAAATCAGATCCAATTGTAAAATGGTTCTATAACGGGCCTATGTATAGATACGAAGCGCCTCAGAAGGGAAGATACAGGGAATTTCATCAAGTTGGAGCAGAAATATTTGGAATAAGAAGTCCTTATCTTGATGCAGAAATAATAAGAATGGGATGTGAATTTCTGGAAAAACTGGGAATAACAGGATTGACAGTTGAAATAAACAGTCTTGGAAATATAGAATCAAGAAAAAAATATATTGAGGATTTGAAGGCTTTCATGGCTGAAAGGCTTGATAAACTAAGTGAAGATTCAAAAAAAAGATATGAGAAAAATCCTTTGAGGGCATTAGATTCCAAAGATAAGGGAGATCAGGAACAATTTAAGGATGCTCCGAAACTGTATGATTATCTGGATGAAGAAAGTAAAAAGTATTTTGAAGATACAAAAAAATATCTTGAACTGCTGAATATAAAATATGTTGAAAATTCTAAACTTGTAAGGGGACTGGACTACTATTCAGATACTGTATTTGAGATAAAATCTGATAAACTTGGAGCTCAGGCGACTGTTCTTGCAGGTGGAAGATATGACAGACTTCTTGAAATTCTTGATAATGTGAAAATACCTGCAATAGGATTTGCGGCAGGAATGGAAAGAATAGCAATGCTTATGGATGAAAAACTTGTTGAAAATAAGGAAAATGGAGTATATGTAGTATATTTTGATGATACGAAGGAATATTTTATAAAAACTCTGGAAGAATTAAGAAAAAATGACATTAAAGCAAGTTTTGACTATAATCCAAAAAGTTTTGGAGCCCAGATGAAAAAAGCAAATAAAATCAATGCGGAATATGTGCTGATTTTAGGGGAAGATGAGCAGAAGGAAAATGTTGTCACATTGAAAAAATTCAGTACAGGGGAGCAGGAAAAGTATTCCCTTGATGAAGTGATAGAAATAGTTAAATAG
- a CDS encoding DarT ssDNA thymidine ADP-ribosyltransferase family protein, with product MWIHHLTHIENLGSILEKGLKPRNELNQNEFRNTANDEIVNKRGKYQSNNDNNKIKNLNNYIPFHINELHKKYRIPYNYAVCKKEGNKNMIILSCKTENLLFKEIVYQLYHPVSNYKCEYITNNEEKFIKKFKKEERKLKNEYNFDYSNQRVKEFLMSEILVKGILYLDNKWKIYVYSDEIKNKIENCIGNKKIDVIVNSSIFS from the coding sequence ATGTGGATACACCACTTGACACATATAGAAAATTTGGGAAGTATATTAGAAAAAGGATTGAAACCTAGAAATGAACTGAATCAAAATGAATTTAGAAATACTGCTAATGATGAAATAGTCAATAAGAGAGGAAAATATCAGTCAAATAATGATAATAATAAAATAAAAAATTTAAATAATTATATTCCATTTCATATTAATGAACTACATAAAAAGTATAGAATACCTTATAATTATGCAGTTTGTAAAAAAGAAGGAAATAAAAATATGATTATTTTATCTTGTAAAACAGAAAATTTATTATTTAAGGAAATTGTATATCAGCTTTATCATCCAGTTTCAAATTATAAATGCGAATATATTACTAATAATGAAGAAAAATTTATAAAAAAATTCAAAAAAGAAGAAAGAAAATTAAAAAATGAATACAATTTTGATTATAGTAATCAACGTGTAAAGGAATTTTTAATGTCAGAAATTTTAGTGAAAGGTATTCTTTATTTAGATAACAAATGGAAGATATATGTGTATTCGGATGAAATAAAAAATAAAATAGAAAATTGCATAGGAAATAAAAAAATTGATGTTATAGTTAACTCATCTATTTTTTCATAA
- a CDS encoding macro domain-containing protein, with the protein MEIRRGNIFESETQALINPVNIEGVMGKGLAYQFKKKYPDNFEKYKQACLEKKIDIGKDLIYTEEKNKIIINFPTKRSWRENSKIEYIEIGLKKLEELLKKLEIESVSLPPIGAGNGKLDWNNVKKEIEKFDEKVSKDVNIIVYEPTLEETELNKGHYLIAYTLIKCKEMKLKNEITDLVLQKLIYLGDKKNYFKFRKDLKGPFSKLINIQYQKLKEYTKINNKKLSELEKELLKSKITDSLQEEKNNIKKAIRLYINMKDFYLISSEEKKKIEDKIELLATIIFILKNESSSITIEEGYEKLKNWNKRKEKKYSQEDIEEMFCFLEKEEILKRDIFNKYFIN; encoded by the coding sequence ATGGAAATTAGAAGGGGAAATATATTTGAAAGTGAAACACAGGCTTTAATAAATCCAGTTAATATAGAAGGAGTTATGGGAAAAGGTTTGGCTTATCAATTTAAAAAAAAATATCCAGATAATTTTGAAAAGTATAAGCAAGCCTGTTTAGAAAAAAAAATTGATATTGGAAAAGATTTAATATATACTGAAGAAAAAAATAAAATAATTATCAATTTTCCAACAAAAAGGAGTTGGAGAGAAAATTCAAAAATAGAATACATTGAAATAGGTTTAAAAAAACTGGAGGAACTGCTAAAAAAATTAGAAATAGAAAGTGTATCTCTTCCACCAATTGGAGCAGGAAATGGTAAATTAGACTGGAATAATGTTAAAAAGGAAATTGAAAAATTTGATGAGAAAGTTTCAAAAGATGTTAATATTATTGTTTATGAACCTACTCTGGAAGAAACAGAGCTAAATAAAGGTCATTATTTAATAGCATATACTCTTATTAAGTGTAAGGAAATGAAGTTAAAGAATGAAATTACTGATTTAGTATTGCAGAAATTAATTTACTTAGGAGATAAAAAAAATTATTTTAAATTTAGAAAAGATCTGAAAGGACCATTTTCAAAATTAATAAATATACAATATCAAAAATTGAAAGAGTACACTAAAATAAATAATAAAAAACTTTCTGAACTTGAAAAAGAATTATTAAAAAGTAAAATAACTGACAGCTTACAGGAAGAAAAGAATAATATAAAAAAAGCAATTAGATTATATATCAATATGAAAGATTTTTATTTAATATCTTCAGAAGAAAAGAAAAAAATAGAAGATAAAATAGAATTACTGGCAACTATTATTTTTATCTTAAAAAATGAAAGTAGTAGTATAACAATTGAAGAAGGTTATGAAAAACTTAAAAATTGGAATAAAAGAAAAGAAAAGAAATATTCACAGGAAGATATAGAAGAAATGTTTTGCTTTTTGGAGAAAGAAGAAATTTTAAAAAGAGATATTTTTAATAAATATTTTATTAATTAA